GGCAGGCCATGAAGGTGTGGGAGGATGCTCAATACAGAGAAAACTTTGGGACCGATCCCATCTTTTTCACTAAGGAACTTCAACTggcccttgacaagcttaAACGGGCCCCTTCCGTGCAATTCGTCGTTTTGGAACAGGGTCAACATGAGGCGCCTGCGTCATACTATACGAGGGCCCTCTACATTTTTAACGGACTAAAGCCAGCTAATGAACAAGCTATCGCAAAGTGGACGAGTATGCTTGTTACTCAATATGTCAGCGGTGTCCATCAGGAGGAGAATCGAAAAACGTTACAGACTTGCATAACCACATGTTCTGAGTCCCTATCGCTTAGAGGAGTCGGGCTCTTGCACAAATGCATCCATTTAGCGTGGGAATTTGAACGAGCATTAGATAAGGGTTCGTACAATGAGTCCGTCGTACAGGATGTTAAAGACTATATCGCGCTACTGCGGTCACCTTTACAACAAGATGATCCCCTGAGGCTTGGCGACGGGCTCTTCATTCCCCTCATACCAACAACGGTAGACCTTGTGGCAAGGATCCGACAACTTCCAGACCCTCACAAAATGGCTCCGAACCAGCCACGCGATCGATACAGAGATCATTTAGAATTTCCCAAGGCAGGCGCAGGTGTGCAATGTGACATCAACTTCTCCGCCCATTTGGCTCTTCATAATACGGCTCTCCTACGATGTTACTCTCACACCGATCCGCGCGTCCGGCCCATGGTCTTGTTCGTCAAGCATTGGGCGAAGACTCGTGGGATCAACTCTGGATATCGTGGAACCCTTAGCAGCTATGGCTACGTTTTGATGGTCCTTCATTATCTAGTCAACGTCGCTGAGCCCTTTGTTAGTCCAAATCTCCAGCAGCTCGCTCCTCCTCTACCCTCAGGGCTCTCGCCTATCGAATACGAGGATATGGTTATGTGCCGTGGCCACAACGTTCATTTTTGGCGTAACGAAGAGGAAATCCTGGAGCTGGCACGTGCAAACCAGCTAAATGGTAACAAAGATACCATTGGTCACCTCTTGCGTGGCTTCTTCGAGTATTATGCCCATAGTAGTATGCTCAGCACTTCCACGGGCAGGGGATTTGACTGGGGAAGAGATGTGCTCAGTTTGCGGACGCCAGGTGGTTTGCAGACAAAGCAAGACAAGGGTTGGACTGGCGCCAAAACAGTCATCGAGGCTCAAAATGTTGGGCCTCATCCGCCGCCCCAGCCCGACCAAGCGTCTTCCACAGCAGTACATCCTAGTGAAATTACTGTGAAGGATACGGGAACACAGCCCAAGCAGGGCACGCAAGGCAGCGTCACAGGCAAGAATGGAGAATTCAAGGAAGTCCGTCACCGCTATCTCTTTGCTATCGAGGACCCCTTCGAGCTGGATCACAACGTTGCTCGAACTGTAACACACAATGGTATTGTGTCAATTCGCGACGAGTTCCGTCGGGCTTGGAAGATTATCAAGTCGGCTGGCAATGGCAGCCCTCAGGAAAGCTTACTCCGGGATGTGACCGAtgtagaggaagaaggcaGTCCTTTATCTCGCCTCCTGGATGAGATTCATGGAGCGGGTCGATCCCGAAGCACTTGATTGTCTAATTATGATGTTGAGACGATGTACGAGGTTGGGGACGGGTGAGGGTCAGGATCGGTGCTGGCGCAACAAGATATAATTGTGTGGCTCAATATTTCAGTCTTTGACAATGGCTAGGCTTGGTGGAATTTATCGTTCGTTTGATGTTCACCATGTAACAAATTACACAAGAGTAGCCAACTTCTTTTGAGCTTGGTATCAGTATGCATTGTGATTTGTGATGCTCAACTTGATTGAGACAGAACGTCAAAGAAGTTTCTAGACGAAGACTTGGCAGAGTTGTTCTGCCTTTTGGGGGCATCATTTTTACCCACCTTTCgctttttcttgtctttggcAGTTCTTTTTGGCACTGCGTCGATACTGGCATTTTCCAATGGGACAAGCCTAGAAATTGCCTTGTAAATTTGGCCCTCATTGCTTCTCTGCAGAAGCACAATGGTTCTCTCCACATCAGGAAACTCCGCCAGAGGTGGTAATGACGACAGCATGTCGTTTAGTTCTGGTAGGGTTCTTTGAAGCTGTCCAAGTGAGATGATTTGCTTCAAGAGTCGAAACGAGTAAAAAGCGGCTTGGAGATGAGCAACAAAGTGAAGAGTGTCCCAAGTAATTTTCCCAAAAGTTGGGGCTTGTAAACTCTCTTCCAAAATCTGCAGCGAATGTGAACGCTTGCCAACTTCATGGCTATATCGTATATCAAGAGTCAGGCACAGGATGTACCAAGCCCGAGTTATGTCGACTTGTGATCCTGCTCTGATCATAGTCATTAGTCTGGCCAACTCATGAGACCAAGCTTTCGCTTCCTTCTGGGGTAGTAAAGGCACCTGCCGCCCTTTTTGCGCCAGAGTGTTGACCCTCCGGTACTCCTGAACAGTTGTTAAAGCACCAGGAATGATCCATCGGGCTACTGTGTAAGCCAATTGTCGAATTGGCGTGCTCTGTTCCCAGGCACTTCCCCGCGAAGGACTCTCTAGCAGAATAGGAAGAAACATCTTGGGATCGCTTATAGTGTGCATGTGGCCACTCTGGGGTCCCAGTTGCAGTATCATCTCCGATATTCTGGGGTCCAGTGAACCGATTGCTATTTCTTTTCCGTATGTTGAGGTGGGAATTGGTGCAACTACATGGTCTAGATACTCGTGGCAGAACTCAGTGTAACCCGTTTGGTCGGTGATTGGTTGTGTACACTCCTGCAAGAGTTGTGGAAGTGTCGAATGGGCGGACCGTTTTCGTTCGTAAGCAAATCGGCACATCTCAGCAGAAGACGCAAGCTTAAGTTTCTCGCAGATGTGGGAGGGACTGAAGCTTGCGCATGCGAGATTGGACTGATCATCAAGATAAATGTCGCGGAGAAAGACGACACTTCCCTTGCCTAGATCATGGACTAAAAGATCCGAGTCGGAGGTGAGAACCGTCCCGCCCGATTGTGACAGATGCAGTGCGCAATATGCATCTGCCTCACCCGGAACAAGAATTACTATCTTCTTGTAGCGCGGCGAAAACCTCAAGGCATCAATGATAGCAGGTACATGAAAACTGGGTGGCAATGCCGATTTTCCTGGTGGTTTAACTGCAGAGAAGAGGACCGGAGCAACCTCATTGGCAACCGAGAAGTACGACGGGAAGAAACCATTGGTTTCAGATGCATGTGCGGCCTTCAATTGACTGAGACTTTTGATCATGCGCTCCATGCGAACGGgttcttttccttttggGAGGTATCCGTCAAAATATATAGCGTCCCTGTCACTGTTAGTCTCATCCAAGCAACAAGAGACACAGAACTTACACGCCTACACCACGCCGAGTGAGTTCATCCAACCATGCTACAGTGGTCTCGCCAAGAAGTTTGTATGACGGCTGGGGAATACCTTGTCTGTTGCAGATGTACAAAATATGATACGCTAAGGCTGGCCCATCGATGACTACATGTTCATTGTTAAGACCTCCATGAACGACGTAGGGCTCCAGGGTAGGTATGAGACGAGGAATCCCCATGTTGCGGGAGGGTTTCGAGGTTAGTGAAGCTCTATCCCAATTCCGTTCAGGAAAAAAGACCAAGTTGCTACTGTTCAAGAGAATAACTATCTCTTTTCAGGCCCCTCAATGTCGTTTTTACTTAGAAATCAGTCGTAGGAGCTCCAGGGCTGCTGCTTCATGGTAAAAGGGACCAGCACCTCAGCTAATCGAGCAAGAATTTCATAGGCCTTAACTGAGAAATGTCGAGGCTGTGACGCAGTTTCCGGGATGCCCCGCTTAGTGAATAACTTGCGGGCAGTATTACAGTGCTGGACACTGTAAGTCTTCCGGCTTCGGGATGCTTGATTTGGTGCCAAAATTGCCCTTTGACTCCACTATTAGAGAAGCCCAGCTCCTATCTACAGTTAGTGTCAGATTTCCAACACACAGTGCAACGAGCCGGggcaaagaaaaaaaaaacctccAACCTGAACGCGGCTTTCCTTCAATCtcaacttttctttcttcctccattTTCTTCAAAACTTCACCCTTCCACGTCGGTCGATGGGCTGGTCAAGATGCGCAATACACTGATCTTCGCAGGCAATTCCTGCCCAGTCCTCACAGGTCAAATCTGCGAGAATCTGGGCATGCATCCTGCCAGCGCTGAGCTTACCCAGTTCTCCAATGTGAGCTTCCCTTGCCCTCGTGCTCGTAGCCATGGTCATTCAACATGACCCTTCTTTGGCCAACCATCACGATCACTCCTCTGCAGGCCCATATTTGGCAGTCAAACAAGCTGCGTGCTTTGAGCTAACCAGTGCCCAAGGGTGAGACGAGCGTCAGAATTCTGACAAGTGTCCGAGAGAAGGACGTCTTCGTTGTCCAATCAGGCAGCCCCAGCATCAATGACTCCATCATGGAGCTTCTCATCATGATCTCGGCCTGCAAAGGCGGTTCTGCTAACAAAGTCACTGGTTCGTGGTTCTCGTCCCCTGCTTGAGACCTCAATCGGCTTACTTGTTACGTCCAGCCGTTCTTCCTTATTTCCCCTACAGCCGCcagtcaaagaagaagtctcATAGAGGTGCGATCACTGCTCGCATGCTTGCCAACTTGTTGGGTGTTGCTGGCGTTAAGCACGTTATCACTGTCGACCTTCATGCCTCGCAGATGCAGGGCTTCTTCAAGTGTCCCGTTGACAACCTGCACGCAGAGCCTATCCTTG
This genomic stretch from Fusarium fujikuroi IMI 58289 draft genome, chromosome FFUJ_chr09 harbors:
- a CDS encoding related to caffeine-induced death protein 1 Cid1 codes for the protein MVPHRREPQVEAPGDSQAGLENHLRNLIISNGPPLHDSVPRASLQPAPISQSGSANRNNSVETSDGTPHQSRPARKRLNQAQRRQMSSQLSISIDPRAQQPPPDSAYQSPTSQYSRPSQSCQRYMHTDSQPWGAPSENRQSGSFSHRHWNGPQQSRYRGYDNPPPSSRGRPNSMPIQSNRGSGYLYNARHAVQFHPEEIAAQDALLDQLCFQVVSNSEIERSEIAEKEEFRCRIETISREVIANYEKEEMPETDFQPLTVQLKCFGSLSSGFATKASDMDLGLLSPMSASQPDAPGSPIPRLLEKAFLEAGLGARLLTRTRVPIIKLCQSPPEKLRQGLLEERFRWENGLDEAHEAQEDDETDPQAANSEHDSQQGHLAGFQNSTTTVVEPVSLDPIQDGTKAIELKQNLKSSLSSYYGLAKRVLRRAGGRDATISNYRVLSDDDWIILNRVSEAFISGLADTRLRDRLSTYPSLSFMQDAESSTKRSLLGVYTQVEGEHIRQRWEESGVEERNPASQLLTRQAMKVWEDAQYRENFGTDPIFFTKELQLALDKLKRAPSVQFVVLEQGQHEAPASYYTRALYIFNGLKPANEQAIAKWTSMLVTQYVSGVHQEENRKTLQTCITTCSESLSLRGVGLLHKCIHLAWEFERALDKGSYNESVVQDVKDYIALLRSPLQQDDPLRLGDGLFIPLIPTTVDLVARIRQLPDPHKMAPNQPRDRYRDHLEFPKAGAGVQCDINFSAHLALHNTALLRCYSHTDPRVRPMVLFVKHWAKTRGINSGYRGTLSSYGYVLMVLHYLVNVAEPFVSPNLQQLAPPLPSGLSPIEYEDMVMCRGHNVHFWRNEEEILELARANQLNGNKDTIGHLLRGFFEYYAHSSMLSTSTGRGFDWGRDVLSLRTPGGLQTKQDKGWTGAKTVIEAQNVGPHPPPQPDQASSTAVHPSEITVKDTGTQPKQGTQGSVTGKNGEFKEVRHRYLFAIEDPFELDHNVARTVTHNGIVSIRDEFRRAWKIIKSAGNGSPQESLLRDVTDVEEEGSPLSRLLDEIHGAGRSRST